One region of Bacillus zhangzhouensis genomic DNA includes:
- a CDS encoding amino acid ABC transporter permease, with the protein MDTIINAFPYLMDGLQTTLYIFVVAIILGFIIGLIVALFRLSPFKILNFIALVFVNAIRGTPFIVQLFFIYFGLNTLEFISLDRVPAGIITVAINAGAYFSEIIRAGIQSIDKGQTEAAHSLGFTGGQNMRYIILPQAFRRMLPALTNQAIISLKDTSLLSIIGIADIMQRGQVQASATFDPLNVWLIVGVIYFVIIYLLSLLAGYAERRFDIK; encoded by the coding sequence ATGGATACAATAATCAATGCATTTCCGTATTTAATGGATGGTTTGCAAACCACTTTATATATCTTTGTTGTTGCCATCATTTTAGGGTTTATCATCGGTTTAATAGTGGCATTATTCCGTCTGTCACCATTTAAAATCTTAAACTTCATCGCACTCGTCTTTGTGAATGCCATTCGAGGCACACCATTTATCGTACAGCTATTCTTCATTTATTTTGGTTTGAATACACTTGAATTCATTTCGCTTGATCGAGTGCCAGCTGGAATTATTACAGTAGCGATTAATGCAGGGGCTTATTTCTCAGAAATTATTCGTGCAGGGATTCAGTCTATTGATAAAGGACAAACAGAAGCTGCGCATTCTTTAGGCTTTACAGGGGGACAAAACATGCGCTATATCATTCTTCCGCAGGCATTCCGCCGCATGCTCCCAGCGCTGACAAACCAGGCCATCATCAGCTTGAAGGATACATCTCTCTTATCTATTATCGGAATTGCCGATATTATGCAGCGAGGACAAGTTCAAGCATCGGCTACATTTGATCCTTTGAATGTCTGGCTCATTGTCGGTGTCATTTATTTCGTGATCATTTATTTACTTTCTCTACTGGCTGGCTACGCAGAAAGGAGATTTGATATCAAATGA
- a CDS encoding transporter substrate-binding domain-containing protein produces the protein MKKSVLLIIGLIVVLVMAACGSKSDSDSGEGKGTYKIGIDTTYPPFEFEKGGKYEGIDVDLMNAIAKDQSFKVKLEAMDFSGIIPAMQAGQLDVGMGGMSITDERKKKVDFSNPYFDAGLTIVVKKDSSIKSMNDLKGKKLAVKNGTTGAKFASDHADKYGYEVVQFNDSPSMFQEVSNGNANALIEDYPVITYAIAQQDLNLKTVGDRLNGDQYGISVMKGKNQDLLKKINKGLENLKKNGEYDKIIDKYLKS, from the coding sequence ATGAAGAAATCGGTGTTATTGATTATAGGTCTAATTGTTGTGCTTGTCATGGCAGCCTGTGGATCAAAGTCGGACAGTGATTCTGGAGAAGGCAAAGGCACATATAAAATTGGGATAGATACAACTTATCCGCCATTTGAATTTGAAAAAGGCGGTAAATATGAAGGGATAGACGTTGATTTAATGAATGCAATCGCGAAAGACCAAAGTTTCAAAGTGAAGCTTGAAGCCATGGACTTCTCAGGTATCATTCCAGCGATGCAGGCAGGACAGCTTGATGTTGGAATGGGCGGGATGAGTATTACAGATGAGCGTAAGAAGAAAGTAGATTTCTCAAATCCTTACTTCGACGCTGGGCTGACAATTGTTGTGAAAAAGGACAGCAGCATCAAATCAATGAATGATTTAAAAGGGAAAAAGTTAGCTGTTAAAAACGGGACGACTGGTGCAAAGTTCGCATCTGATCACGCAGATAAATATGGGTATGAAGTCGTTCAATTTAATGACAGCCCATCTATGTTCCAGGAAGTATCAAACGGAAATGCAAATGCCTTAATCGAGGATTATCCTGTCATTACGTATGCGATCGCACAACAAGATTTAAATTTGAAAACAGTTGGAGACCGCTTAAATGGAGACCAGTATGGTATCTCTGTCATGAAGGGGAAAAACCAAGACCTATTGAAGAAAATCAATAAAGGCTTGGAGAACCTAAAGAAAAACGGTGAATATGACAAAATCATTGATAAATATTTGAAGTCATAA
- a CDS encoding tetratricopeptide repeat protein: MAEAGVLSSVDVANMLNEWYVMMKKREIQSAIQLKEDILQAFDRMEENQDVLLYYQLLEYRFKDLIEDTASLDHSLFVDENAIRTDDMLSYYFYFFKGMYEMRRGNQDTAFHHLKLAEDKLNLVHDDIEKAEFHYKTGCLYYNIKSTLLSIRHLKMASSIYDADPCYVKKSISCQMMLALNYADQSKYDEAELLFEEVIQSLEQMEDPDLLGHAYCNAAFIKSLRNEYSEAVPLLEKALMIETFEISSPGGYLLAMYAYTKALFKLKKPGLFHYYVQLSLQKAENLKQRNISLKLSILETLMIQPDNMIEQIKSYCDQLESMNFLVDLEAICQDAAAYLMDLGLHEECSYFRNKALSLKTC; this comes from the coding sequence TTGGCAGAGGCAGGTGTTTTGTCGTCCGTTGATGTAGCGAATATGCTCAATGAGTGGTATGTCATGATGAAAAAAAGAGAAATACAAAGTGCCATCCAGTTAAAAGAAGACATTCTTCAAGCATTTGATCGAATGGAAGAAAATCAAGACGTTTTACTTTACTATCAACTGCTAGAGTATCGTTTTAAAGATTTAATAGAAGATACAGCTTCGTTAGATCATAGCCTTTTTGTTGATGAAAATGCCATTCGGACGGATGATATGCTCAGCTATTATTTCTATTTCTTTAAAGGGATGTATGAAATGCGCAGAGGCAATCAGGATACCGCATTTCATCATTTGAAATTGGCCGAGGATAAATTAAATCTCGTGCACGATGACATTGAAAAAGCTGAATTTCATTATAAAACAGGGTGTCTTTATTATAATATTAAGTCCACGCTTCTCTCCATCCGCCACTTAAAGATGGCTTCATCTATTTACGATGCCGATCCATGCTATGTGAAAAAATCAATCAGCTGTCAAATGATGTTGGCTTTGAATTATGCAGATCAGTCGAAATATGATGAGGCAGAATTATTGTTTGAAGAAGTGATTCAGTCACTAGAACAGATGGAAGACCCAGATTTACTTGGTCACGCCTATTGCAATGCAGCCTTTATTAAAAGTTTAAGAAATGAATACAGTGAAGCTGTGCCGCTCCTAGAAAAGGCTTTAATGATAGAGACATTCGAAATTTCATCTCCTGGCGGCTATTTACTCGCCATGTATGCCTACACAAAAGCATTATTTAAGCTGAAAAAGCCAGGTTTGTTCCACTATTATGTACAGCTTTCACTTCAAAAAGCAGAAAATTTAAAACAACGAAACATTTCACTTAAATTATCCATTTTAGAAACACTTATGATTCAGCCAGACAACATGATTGAGCAAATCAAGTCTTATTGCGATCAATTAGAATCGATGAATTTCCTTGTTGATCTTGAAGCTATTTGTCAGGATGCAGCAGCTTACTTAATGGATCTTGGGCTTCATGAAGAATGCTCTTATTTTAGAAACAAGGCGTTGTCCTTAAAAACTTGTTAA